In Sander vitreus isolate 19-12246 chromosome 12, sanVit1, whole genome shotgun sequence, the following proteins share a genomic window:
- the map2k2b gene encoding dual specificity mitogen-activated protein kinase kinase 2b: protein MAPKRRPVPGPLTIPPAGDGLSTSINTDVASEANLEALKRILEELDLDEQQKKRLEAFLSQKAKVGELRDDDFHRVCELGAGNGGVVTKECHKSSGIIMARKLIHLEIKPAIRNQIIRELQVLHECNSPYIVGFYGAFYSDGEISICMEHMDGGSLDQVLKEAKRIPEEILGKVSIAVLRGLAYLREKHQIMHRDVKPSNILVNSRGEIKLCDFGVSGQLIDSMANSFVGTRSYMSPERLQGTHYSVQSDVWSMGLSLVELSIGRFPIPPPDAKELEAIFGHHILGGSEGKMLSTSPRPRPPGRPVSSHGPAMAIFELLDYIVNEPPPKLPHGVFTSDFQDFVTKCLIKNPADRADLKMLMNHMFIKRSEVEEVDFAGWLCKTMGLNQPSTPTCTAD, encoded by the exons ATGGCTCCTAAAAGGAGACCAGTGCCAGGCCCCTTAACGATTCCTCCTGCTGGCGATGGATTATCGACCTCCATCAACACTGATGTTGCATCTGA GGCCAATTTAGAGGCACTTAAAAGAATACTGGAAGAGTTGGACCTGGATGAACAACAGAAGAAAAGGTTAGAAGCTTTCCTTAGCCAGAAGGCCAAGGTGGGCGAGTTGAGAGATGATGACTTTCATCGTGTCTGTGAGCTGGGTGCAGGCAATGGAGGAGTTGTCACTAAGGAATGCCACAAATCTTCAGGAATAATCATGGCCAGAAAG CTCATTCATCTTGAAATTAAACCTGCTATCAGAAACCAGATCATCCGTGAACTTCAGGTGCTCCATGAGTGTAACTCTCCCTACATTGTGGGCTTCTATGGAGCATTTTACAGCGATGGAGAGATCAGCATCTGCATGGAACACATG GATGGTGGCTCTCTGGACCAGGTGCTGAAGGAAGCTAAGAGGATCCCGGAAGAGATTCTGGGCAAAGTCAGCATTGCT GTTTTGAGAGGCCTTGCGTACCTAAGAGAAAAACACCAAATCATGCATAGAg ATGTGAAGCCTTCAAACATACTGGTGAACTCTCGTGGGGAGATCAAGTTGTGTGACTTCGGTGTAAGCGGGCAGCTCATAGACTCTATGGCCAATTCCTTTGTTGGGACAAGATCCTATATGTCG CCTGAGAGATTGCAGGGAACCCACTATTCCGTGCAGTCAGATGTGTGGAGTATGGGGCTGTCCCTTGTGGAGCTGTCAATTGGACGCTTCCCCATCCCTCCTCCAGATGCTAAAGAACTGGAGGCCATATTTGGACATCACATCTTGGGTGGTAGTGAAGGAAAGATGCTCAGCACTTCACCCAGACCTAGACCGCCGGGTAGACCTGTCAGCA GTCACGGTCCTGCAATGGCCATCTTTGAACTACTAGACTACATAGTGAATGAG CCCCCTCCTAAACTACCACATGGCGTCTTCACCTCTGATTTCCAGGACTTTGTGACTAAGTG TCTCATCAAAAATCCAGCAGACAGGGCTGACTTGAAAATGTTGATG AACCATATGTTTATCAAGAGGTCTGAGGTGGAGGAGGTAGACTTTGCTGGCTGGCTTTGTAAAACCATGGGGCTGAACCAACCTAGCACTCCCACGTGCACTGCAGACTAA